The following are encoded together in the Synchiropus splendidus isolate RoL2022-P1 chromosome 7, RoL_Sspl_1.0, whole genome shotgun sequence genome:
- the ift81 gene encoding intraflagellar transport protein 81 homolog, giving the protein MSEQLKFIVEQLNKEPFRKNFNLITFDSLEPMQLLQTLNDVLSEIDSKQDIDIREELPEQTVKRMCALLSTLKYKPSANSSDVGTFGQGLISGSKPVVHPILFWLLQKVPELKKRAYLSRFLVKLEVPTEFLQDDVISDTYHQYEELVEGFKGYHKECEQLRTSGFSTAEIRKDIGAMEEEKDQLIKRVERLRKRVESVSNHQRMLEQARQLRVEKEREESLANQKQEQKNQLFQAEQRLQRSQQQLKDLRQAATDNNPESLMRRLEEEIKINSYMVSEKLPKELEGMRQTVQYLQKVASEPAMGHADLQELEDKIKEVDAQINQLIEKKMMRSDPMDDKLTLYRQQASIIVRKKEAKAEELQEAREELAAVERELRQRNNQTQSSDGEEVIRDDELKRLVARMRSKGTVYKKKRQEIAEMKAEYGVLQRTEEILRQRHETVLEKLKTMEAEKGIAGYSNTQEELERVSAIKSELDEKKGRTLDDMSEMVKKLNAMIVEKKSALAPIIKELRSLRQRCQELNQEHEEKKVQYESCAAGLESNRSKLEEDVKTLREKITQDENQYHYINSMSQIIEMQMQRASDEMKAYVSSDPQERKKAVREVYMKNIAEQELLGKKLREKQKVVRESHSANMEQMKLWRDLEQLMECKKQCFIRAQSEASIGQVIQEGGEDRLVL; this is encoded by the exons ATGAGCGAACAGCTGAAATTCATCGTTGAGCAGCTCAACAAAGAACCATTCAGGAAAAACTTTAACTTAATTACATTCGACTCGTTGGAACCAATGCAGCTGCTTCAGACGTTGAATGACGTCTTGTCTGAAATAGACTCCAAG CAAGATATCGACATCCGCGAAGAATTGCCGGAGCAAACTGTGAAGAGAATGTGTGCCCTACTAAGCACACTGAAGTACAAACCTTCTGCAAACTCATCAGATGT CGGCACCTTCGGACAGGGTCTAATAAGTGGCAGTAAGCCTGTGGTGCACCCCATCCTTTTCTGGCTGCTCCAGAAGGTGCCGGAGTTGAAGAAGAGGGCCTACTTGTCTCGGTTTCTTGTCAAACTCGAGGTTCCCACAGAATTTCTGCAAGATGACGTCATCAGTGACACCTATCACCAG TATGAAGAGCTGGTGGAGGGATTTAAGGGCTACCACAAAGAGTGTGAGCAGCTGAGAACCTCTGGCTTTTCCACTGCAGAAATCAGAAAG GACATTGGTgcgatggaggaggagaaggaccaACTCATCAAGCGTGTGGAGAGATTGAGGAAGAGG GTGGAGTCAGTGTCCAACCATCAAAGAATGCTGGAGCAGGCTCGGCAGCTGCGagtggagaaggagagggaggaatCTCTGGCCAACCAGAAGCAAGAGCAAAAAAATCAA CTGTTCCAGGCAGAGCAGCGACTCCAGAGGTCACAGCAGCAGTTGAAGGATCTGCGTCAGGCTGCAACAGACAACAACCCAGAGA GTTTAATGAGGAGGCTTGAAGAGGAGATCAAGATCAACTCCTACATGGTCTCAGAGAAACTCCCCAAAGAGCTGGAGGGAATGAGGCAAACAGTGCAGTACCTTCAAAAGGTGGCATCGGAGCCCGCTATGGGACACGCAGACCTCCAAGAGCTGGAGGACAAG atCAAAGAGGTCGATGCTCAGATAAACCAGTTGATTGAGAAAAAGATGATGAGGAGTGACCCCATGGATGATAAATTGACTCTTTACAGGCAGCAG GCCTCCATCATCGTCCGGAAGAAGGAAGCGAAGGCTGAGGAGCTTCAGGAAGCGAGGGAGGAGCTGGCTGCAGTGGAGCGGGAACTGAGGCAGAGGAACAACCAGACGCAGTCCTCTGATGGAGAAGAGGTCATCAGAGATGATGAG CTGAAGCGTTTGGTGGCTAGAATGCGCAGCAAGGGAACGGTATACAAGAAGAAGCGACAGGAAATTGCGGAGATGAAAGCCGAATATGGAGTTCTCCAACGGACTGAAGAGATACTCCGACAACGGCATGAAACAGTCCTTGAGAAACTG AAAACCATGGAGGCTGAGAAGGGCATCGCTGGCTACAGTAACACAcaagaggagctggagagggTGTCTGCCATCAAGAGCGAGCTGGATGAAAAGAAAGGTCGAACACTTGACGACATGTCTGAAATG GTGAAGAAATTAAACGCTATGATCGTGGAGAAGAAGTCGGCACTGGCCCCAATTATCAAAGAGCTGCGATCGCTGCGCCAGCGCTGTCAG GAGCtgaaccaggagcacgaggagAAGAAAGTTCAGTATGAAAGCTGTGCTGCTGGTTTGGAAAGCAACCGATCGAAGCTGGAGGAG GATGTGAAAACCTTAAGAGAAAAGATCACGCAGGATGAAAACCAGTATCACTACATCAACAGCATGTCACAG ATCATTGAGATGCAAATGCAGCGAGCGTCTGATGAGATGAAGGCTTACGTGTCCTCTGATCCACAAGAGAGGAAGAAGGCTGTCAG GGAGGTGTACATGAAGAATATCGCTGAGCAAGAGTTACTCGGAAAG AAACTGCGTGAGAAACAGAAGGTAGTGAGGGAAAGTCACAGCGCCAACATGGAGCAGATGAAGTTGTGGCGGGACCTGGAGCAGCTCATGGAGTGTAAGAAGcagtgcttcatcagagcgcagAGCGAGGCGTCCATCGGTCAAGTCAtccaggagggaggagaggataGACTTGTGCTGTGA